The Burkholderia cepacia genomic interval GAGCTGGGCGAGATCGCGCTGCTTCTGCGCGCGGTCGGCCGCCGACAGCGACGCGCCGTTCTTGTCCAGCGAATCGGACATCGATTTCAGGCGTGCCGCCAGATCCTGCAGATCCTTGTCACGCTTCGCGAACTCGGCTTCGAGCTTCGTCTGCGCCGCCTTCGCGGGCGCCGACTCGCGCAGGATCCGATCCGAATTGACCGCCGCGATGCGGGCGACGTCCTGTGCGTGTACCGTCGCAGCGCCCAAGGCCAGCGCAACGGTCAGCGCGCACATCACTCGTTTCGAAAACTTACCGGTTAGCAAAATTACCCTCTCGTTGCTGTTGTCATGCGTTCGGTCAGAACGCCGTCCCGATCTGGAACTGGAATTTCTGGTACTGGTCGCCTTCGTGCTTCTGCAGCGGGAAGCCGAGGCTCAGCTTCAGCGGGCCGATCGGCGAGATCCACGCGAGACCCACGCCGTAGCCGTAACGCAGGCCGTTGGCGCCCGTACTCGTGCCGCCCGGCGCGTTGCCCCACACGTTACCGCCGTCGAGGAACGTGAACACGCGCAGCGTGCGGTCGTAGCCCGTGCCCGGCAGCGGGAACGTCAGCTCGATGTTGCCGACGAGCATCTTCGAACCGCCGATCGGGTCGTTCGTCTTCGTGTCGCGCGGGCCCAGCGAGCTCGGCTCGTAGCCCCGCACGGAGCCGATACCGCCCGCGTAGTAGTTCTTGAAGATCGGATACGGGTTGCCGATACCGTTACCGTAGCCGCCTTGCAGGTTCAGGCCCAGGATGAAGCCGCGCGAGAACGAATAGTAGTACTGGGCCTGCAGGTCGGCCTTGTAATACTGGATCTTGCCGACCGGTACGCCGTACTCCATGTTCGCCTGCGTGAAGTAGCCGCGGCTCGGAATCAGCGCGCTGTCACGCGCGTCGCGCGACCACGCGACCGTCAGCGGCACCGTGTTCGACACGCGGCCGAACTCGTTCACGTAATCCTGGTAGCTTTGCGGCGTGTTCGAATCGACGTCGAGGCGGTTCTGCTCGAAACCGGCGCCGAAGTAGACGGTGTCGACTTCCGAGAACGGAATGCCGAACTTCAGGTTGCCGCCCGCGCTGATGATCCGGAAGCTCGAGCTCGTCGAATAGTAGAGCGGCTGGTACGTGCGGTAGTAGACGTCCGTGATCCGCTTGATGCCGTCGACCGTGAAGTACGGGTCGACCTGCGTGACGGTCAGCGTGCGGTAGCTCTTCGCGGTGTTGACGTTCACCGACAGGCTGGTACCCGAGCCGAACACGTTGTCCTGCGACACCCCCGCCGACAGCACGACCTTGTCCGTCGACGAGAAGCCGGCGCCCAGCGTGATCGCGCCGGTCGGCTTCTCGGCGACCTTCACGTTCACGTCGACCTGGTCGTTCGTGCCGTCGACCGGCACCGTCGTCACGTCGACGTTGGTGAAGTAGCCGAGACGGTTCACGCGATCCTTCGACAGCGCGAGGCGGTTCGAATCGAACCACGAGCTTTCGAGCTGGCGCATTTCGCGGCGCACCACTTCGTCGCGCGTGCGCGTGTTGCCGACGACGTTGATGCGGCGCACGTACACGCGGCGGCTCGGATCGACGACGAGGTTCAGGTTAACCTTGTGGTTCGCCTGGTCGATGTCCGGCTGTGCGTTGACGGTCGCGAATGCGTAGCCGTATTCACCGAGCTTGTCGACGATCGACTTGGTGGTCTGTTGCAGCTTTTCGGCCGAGAAGCGGTCGCCCGGCTTGATCTTGATCAGCTTGTTGAGTTCGGCCTCGCGATCGAGCAGGTTGCCCGACAGCTTGATGCCCGACACCGTGTACGGCTCGCCTTCGTGCAGCGTGACCGTCAGGTACATGTCCTTCTTGTCGGGCGAGATCGACACCTGGGTCGAATCGATGTTGAACTCGAGATAACCGCGGTTCAGGTAGTACGAGCGCACCGCTTCGAGGTCGCCCGTCAGCTTTTCCTTCGA includes:
- a CDS encoding OmpH family outer membrane protein, translated to MCALTVALALGAATVHAQDVARIAAVNSDRILRESAPAKAAQTKLEAEFAKRDKDLQDLAARLKSMSDSLDKNGASLSAADRAQKQRDLAQLDTDFQRKQREFREDLNQRRNEELAAVLEKANKVIKQIAEQQNYDLIVQEAVYVSPRIDITDKVLKALASGSTN
- the bamA gene encoding outer membrane protein assembly factor BamA is translated as MLFKPHRFVPKTVAAAALAAHGLAAHAAAPFVVQDIKIEGLQRVEAGSVFAYLPIKQGDTFTDDKASEAIRALYATGFFNDVRIATQGNVVIVQVQERPAIASIDFTGTKEFDKDNLTKALRAVGLADGRYYDKALVDKAEQELKRQYLTRGFYAAEVKTTITPVDANRVSILFAVAEGPSAKIRQINFIGNKAFSTSTLRDEMQLSTPNWFSWYTKNDLYSKEKLTGDLEAVRSYYLNRGYLEFNIDSTQVSISPDKKDMYLTVTLHEGEPYTVSGIKLSGNLLDREAELNKLIKIKPGDRFSAEKLQQTTKSIVDKLGEYGYAFATVNAQPDIDQANHKVNLNLVVDPSRRVYVRRINVVGNTRTRDEVVRREMRQLESSWFDSNRLALSKDRVNRLGYFTNVDVTTVPVDGTNDQVDVNVKVAEKPTGAITLGAGFSSTDKVVLSAGVSQDNVFGSGTSLSVNVNTAKSYRTLTVTQVDPYFTVDGIKRITDVYYRTYQPLYYSTSSSFRIISAGGNLKFGIPFSEVDTVYFGAGFEQNRLDVDSNTPQSYQDYVNEFGRVSNTVPLTVAWSRDARDSALIPSRGYFTQANMEYGVPVGKIQYYKADLQAQYYYSFSRGFILGLNLQGGYGNGIGNPYPIFKNYYAGGIGSVRGYEPSSLGPRDTKTNDPIGGSKMLVGNIELTFPLPGTGYDRTLRVFTFLDGGNVWGNAPGGTSTGANGLRYGYGVGLAWISPIGPLKLSLGFPLQKHEGDQYQKFQFQIGTAF